Part of the Methylocystis rosea genome is shown below.
TACGATGTAGCATGGTTGACTTGAAGCTGATCACAGTTCCAGCCAGGAACCATAAGCAAAAAAGCGGCCGGCACGCAGGCTCTGAATTATCAGCCATTGGCTGATACCTTCGGTAGGCTGCGTAGCAGCGGATCCTGCCTTGATATGCTAAACTGCTTCATGAGGTTGTCACTGGAAGATCGGCTGTTCGGTTGCTTGTTGGGGCAGGCCGTCGGCGATGCGTTGGGGTTCCCAGTCGAAGGTCGGCCGCCAACAATCTGTGCCGCTTATGTTGACGACGTGCTGCGTCGCGGGCGCGCCCGCAGCGTGAGCGCCGAATCGTTCGCCTTCGGCCAGTACACAGACGATACACAGCTCGCCCGTGAACTGGTGATCAGCTACGTCAATCGTCAGGGTTTTGATCCTGCAGATTACGGCAAACGCATCGCCGCCATTTTTGTCGAAGGGCGGATTGTTGGACGCGGCCGGATCACGGAAGCCGCAGCGTGGCGTCTTGCACAGGGCGTCCCCTGGAACGAGGCTGGCGCGTCGGCTCCAGCTGTTGGTAATGGCGGCGCCTCGCGCGCAGGGCCCATCGGCGTGCTATACAACTATGATGGTGAACGGCGGAAACAGGTCGCCGCCGACCAAAGCCGTATTACCCACACCGATCCACGTGCCGTTGCCGGTTCGGTCGCGATTGCCTCCGCGGTTGCTCTTGCCGGCCAAACCATACAGTTCGATAGAACGAATTTCGTCGAGGCGCTGAGCGAAGAGGTAGCGTCCACGAATGACGGCTTCACTCAAGCCCTAAGGCGCCTTCCAACTTGGCTCAGATTACATCCCCATGGCGCTGCAACCGAGATCGCCGCGGCGGGCCTCGGCGCTGGCGAGTATCGAAAATGGGATGGCATCTCACCATTTGTTACCTCAAGCGTCCTCTGGGCGCTTTATAGCTTTCTGCGGTCGCCAGACGACTACTGGGAGACGATCCTAACGGCGATTG
Proteins encoded:
- a CDS encoding ADP-ribosylglycohydrolase family protein, translated to MRLSLEDRLFGCLLGQAVGDALGFPVEGRPPTICAAYVDDVLRRGRARSVSAESFAFGQYTDDTQLARELVISYVNRQGFDPADYGKRIAAIFVEGRIVGRGRITEAAAWRLAQGVPWNEAGASAPAVGNGGASRAGPIGVLYNYDGERRKQVAADQSRITHTDPRAVAGSVAIASAVALAGQTIQFDRTNFVEALSEEVASTNDGFTQALRRLPTWLRLHPHGAATEIAAAGLGAGEYRKWDGISPFVTSSVLWALYSFLRSPDDYWETILTAIAVGGDVDTTAAMAGAIAGARLGPAAIPAQLVRHIHDRGTWKAFDLKSLARDASQIAQRTTTPSQPAPQAGESSS